From Phalacrocorax carbo chromosome 8, bPhaCar2.1, whole genome shotgun sequence, a single genomic window includes:
- the PDP2 gene encoding pyruvate dehydrogenase [acetyl-transferring]-phosphatase 2, mitochondrial, translating into MMSRTVSSWILSSARNNIVLQGKGRLYSICIPNRNRIKWKLVFSKTHLHPAGSCSLDNTCSLKKAFRHTSTEEEHFSFQLSPSQINDILRAGELSHKILDLNGKNVNSVLRFESNQLASNTPIEDRRSAATCLQTKGMMFGVFDGHAGSACAQAVSERLLHYIAVSLMSRQTLEEIELAVEHMKPILPILQWHKHPNDVQYQEITSQYFENLRVYWQHLLDLDAEPGFSLEEAMICAFKRLDSDISLEVQAPQENELIRNIALQVAFSGATACVAHIDGVHLHVANTGDCRAVLGVHEEDGTWSTVPLTRDHNAFDEFEIRRLKREHPRSEEKTLFVNDRLLGILMPSRAFGDVQLKWSKELQHSVLENSCDAEALNIYQYVPPNYYTPPYLTAEPEVTYHKLRSKDKFLVIASDGLWEMLSNEKVVQLVAGQLTELNVQKPQLAFEKPVNLGYMHSLLLQRKNRGIASLDQNVATHLIRHAIGSNEYGEVDQEKLAAMLTLPEDLARMYRDDITVTVVYFNSETIENYHRNDE; encoded by the coding sequence ATGATGTCAAGAACTGTATCATCCTGGATCTTAAGCTCAGCAAGAAATAACATTGTTTTACAAGGAAAAGGACGTTTGTACTCCATCTGTATCCCAAACAGAAACAGGATAAAATGGAAGCTTGTTTTCTCCAAAACACATCTCCAccctgctgggagctgcagcttAGACAATACTTGCTCCTTAAAAAAGGCATTCCGACACACTTCCACAGAAGAAGAGCACTTCTCTTTCCAGTTGTCTCCATCACAAATCAATGATATACTCAGAGCAGGTGAATTATCCCATAAAATACTGGATTTGAATggtaaaaatgtaaattctgtGTTGAGGTTTGAAAGTAACCAATTGGCATCCAACACCCCTATTGAAGATCGCAGAAGTGCAGCTACTTGCTTGCAGACCAAGGGGATGATGTTTGGAGTCTTCGATGGTCATGCAGGTTCTGCATGTGCTCAGGCAGTGAGTGAGAGGCTACTTCATTATATAGCAGTTTCTCTCATGTCTCGGCAAACCTTGGAAGAGATTGAGCTTGCTGTGGAGCACATGAAACCAATTCTGCCTATTTTGCAGTGGCACAAGCATCCAAATGATGTACAGTATCAAGAAATAACTTcacaatattttgaaaacctCCGGGTTTACTGGCAACATTTACTGGACCTAGATGCTGAGCCAGGATTTAGTTTAGAAGAAGCCATGATATGTGCATTCAAAAGGCTAGACTCGGACATATCACTGGAAGTTCAGGCTCCACAGGAAAATGAATTGATAAGAAATATTGCCCTTCAAGTAGCTTTTTCTGGTGCAACAGCCTGTGTAGCTCACATTGATGGTGTTCACTTACATGTTGCAAATACTGGTGATTGCAGAGCCGTTCTAGGGGTTCATGAAGAAGATGGAACGTGGTCTACTGTCCCTCTAACCCGAGACCACAATGCTTTTGATGAATTTGAAATTAGAAGACTGAAGAGAGAACATCCTAGATCTGAGGAGAAAACCCTCTTTGTGAATGACAGATTACTGGGGATTCTGATGCCCTCCAGAGCTTTTGGAGATGTGCAATTAAAATGGAGTAAAGAATTGCAACACAGTGTTCTTGAGAATAGCTGTGATGCTGaggctttaaatatttatcagtaTGTTCCTCCAAACTACTATACACCCCCTTATTTAACTGCAGAGCCTGAAGTTACATACCACAAATTAAGAAGCAAGGATAAGTTTCTCGTTATTGCTTCAGATGGACTATGGGAGATGCTAAGTAATGAGAAGGTTGTACAACTTGTTGCTGGACAGCTTACAGAGCTAAATGTGCAGAAACCACAACTGGCTTTTGAGAAGCCAGTTAATCTGGGTTATATGCACAGCTTGTtacttcagaggaaaaacagaggcATTGCCTCCCTTGACCAGAACGTAGCTACTCATTTAATAAGGCATGCAATTGGAAGTAATGAGTATGGGGAGGTGGACCAAGAGAAACTTGCTGCAATGCTGACACTGCCTGAAGACCTTGCAAGAATGTACAGAGATGATATCACCGTTACTGTGGtgtattttaattcagaaacaaTTGAAAATTACCATAGAAACGATGAATAG